The uncultured Bacteroides sp. DNA segment TTATAACAATCTGCACCTATTGAAAGCTTAGCGATATACCTCCAACGTTCTTTTAAATCTAGATCTATCACCTTCGCAGTCACTGTAACATCTTTCAAGGGCTGATATGACGCATTAATTAAAGATATTGTGAAGTCATTGGAATTCAATTGAATATGTATCGGCTCCATTGCTTTTTTAGCAAAATAATAAGAAGCATTAGTGTTCAGATACCAATCGTATATTTGCCAACATACATCCGGCCAGCATGAGTTAATTTTCCAAATCATCACCCCAGAAGTTATATCCCACATTCGATGATTAGCAGCCTCAAACATGGCTCTGTAACCATCAGCATTTAAGTATTGAGCATCATCCGCATATTCTTTAGCATTTTTAGGATCACCAAATAAAGTCCGGATAGTATTGTCATAAGAGCGGTAACAATAATTGTTTATATCCCAAGCTCCATGCTCGGCCCAGATACTATCGAGTGGAAATATCGGACCCCTAACACCCGCCGTATTACCAATAGTAGGAATAAACTTTTTTAAGCTACTATACATCGGCATGGATGGCATACCTAATTCATTACGAAACATTTGTAAATAAACCTCACGAACTTTATTAAAAAAATAAGGAGAAGGCTCCCATGTATAATCAGGAGCTCCATCGTCAGTTGTGCCAGTCGGCATATCTTCCAGTAAATAGGGAGTCAAAGCCTTTACATCCCAACTAACGCTAGTTGTAGGAATATATGGGCGAGTATTATCAAGACTCGCTACTTTCGATTTTGTCAACCGATACAATTGTTCATCTGGTATTACCTCATTAACACCAAACCATGAAATAATGGAGGGGTGATTCCGATAACGAAGGACAATATCTTCCACTCCAGCAATGGCTAAGTTATGATCCAATGGATAATGTTCTGTTTCAGTATCGGGATACATGCGCCAACATTGGTAGAATACGTGCCACCACATCAAACCATATTTATCGCAACATTCCAGCCAAGTATCCGGAGGTGATGGCATATCTTCGCTACCAATTAAATTAATATTTGCTTCTCCCATCAAACGTGTCTGATCATAAATACGCTTTTCAGAATCATCCAATAAAACATCTGGCTGAATCCATCCACCTTTACAAAAAACCCTCTTCCCATTTATATAATAAACCAAGCCAGCCTCATCATCTATCCAGTTCAGCTCTTTCTTTATCTCCCGGATACCAAAATCAAATTCTTTTTGGTCAGAAACTTGTCTACCTTGTTGAAAGGCCAACTTAATGTGATGCAAATAGTGCTCCCCATATCCATTCGGATACCAAAGATAAGGATTATCAATTAGTAGAGAGGAAAACTCCTTCGAGCATAATTCGATCATTTTTTTCTCACCAGCATTCAATGCGATCTCTTTCGTGATTTTAATAGGCTTCAAATAACCCTTCATATGTTTAGTATAAGAAGGGAACTTTACTTCATTGACAAGCTTAATCCATGCAACAATCTGACCCTTCACTAACTTATCTGACGTATTCTTAAGTTCCAACTTTATGTTTAGATCTGCTAAAGATGTATCTTGCCTCGGCAACGTCGTTGTGATAAAAGGATTTTCAACGACCACTGCCCCAGTAGCTTCCAATGTTACCTTCTGATAAATACCCATATTTCGATCGCGTACCACAGGTGCACAATCCCAACCACCAGACATTTTCAACGTTTCATCCTTAAAGATATCCTGCGCATGCCCGCGGACAGACCCAAAAACGTTTAGTTGTGTTCCCGGATCAGGTGTTCCCGGATGGTCTACTTGATATATTTTAACTGCAAAACAGTTGTTTGCGCCAACCTTTACATATTCGGTTACATCCAATTTAAACCGACGAAACATTCCATAAATATGATTCTTATCAGCAACTAAATGTCCGTTTACCCATATATCCGCTCTATAATTGATACCGTATAAAGTTAACCAAACTTTCTTTCCTTTATAAAATTCAGGTAAAATCTGTTCCGTACGATACCAATAAGGGTCTCGCCAAGGATTCCTATTATTCTTCAAATAATTATATTTAGCCAAGCCCATCTTAGCATTAAATTCATCGGACACATCTGGAATCAAATAATTATTCAACCCAATACGTGGATCCGGATAAACTTTATCTTTTACTAAAGCATTCAGAACAGTAGTAGGTACTGTGGCTTCAAACCATCCCGCAGTGGGAAAAAGCAATTGGCTCACTACCGCATCAGGTTTGTCTACTTCATATGAATTTTTAATCTTCCATCTTTCCAGTTCAATTGTTTGAGCACTTAAACATAAGATATTGAAGAATAATATGATAAATGATATGTTTCTCATAATATTTATTACTTAAAATAAAGGTAGCAGTGTCTATCACTCCAGTAACACACACTGCATAACTGTGGGTTCCGATTGAGAAATACATATCAAAGCATCAAGTTGCCTCTATTTCTATTAAAATTATTCATCGCATCTAAGTTATTAATTAATGAAGTGAGAAGCAAATAACACACTTTTTAAATAGTGGGTACATTACCCAATGACATTAAGATAACGCCCATCTCAATTTCTCCTTTTAGGAATTAGCTTCAGCAAAAGAACTCCATGGATCGGAATTTCCTGTTTAAGATTATCTTTAGAAGTTCCTATATATTTACCTTTCCAAAGATCACGAACATCATATTCCAATTCCCAAAAACGAATATCAGCAAAACTATAATTTTCTTTTTCAAATTTATAGCTCAACTTCCAAGGTTGTTCACTTCTATTAAAAAAGCAAACGGCAGCTTCACCATTTTTAAGCTGTTTTACCCACACTTCATGTTCTCCTATTTTCATGTAACGCCGTCCTTGCATCCCTAATTCATCTTGGTCCACCGCAAGAACATCTTTATTTGTTAAAATACTCAATGTTTCTTTATCCATGCTTCGCAAATCATTTCCAGCCAATAGAGGAGCAGCCAGCATGCACCACATCGTAAAATGCGAGCGATTTTCATCCATAGTTAGTACTCCATTACCGACCTGCAACATATCGGGATCATTCCAATGTCCTGGCCCCGCATAAGGATATAAATCTGCATTTTGGTCAATAATTTCAACAACACCAGATCCTCCCCCGTACATAGTTCCTTTAAAAGCATTAATGATATCTCCTGTGGTTCTCCACAAATGACCGATCCCTTTTGCCCATTTCCATGGTTGGCTATTGCCCCATTCACAGATGGAGAAAACAATAGAGCGTCCAGAGGCTTTCAATGCATCACTCATCGTACGATAGGCTCCTTGTGGAGTCTGAGCCTCTTCATAACACCAGTCATATTTCAAATAATCCACACCCCATTGGGCATAGGTGCGGGCATCCTGATATTGATAGCCACGACTTCCAGGGCGTCCGGCACAAGTTAATGAACCGGCGCAAGAATATATACCAAATTTCAGCCCTTTGGAATGTATATAATCAGCTAACGCTTTTATGCCAGAAGGGAAACGCAGTGAGTCAACAAGTATATTCCCATTTCTATCTCTCCCTACCTGCCAACAATCATCAACATTTACATATTTATATCCGGCATCTTTCATTCCGCTAGAAACAATCAAATCTGCCACATTTTTTATCTGCTGTTCGTTAATATCACAGCTAAAACAATTCCAACTATTCCAACCCATAGGAGGAGTCAATGCTAATGTATCAGGACTATCCGCATTTACATACAAACATGCCCATAGTATAGTAAAAGATAATAATAATTTATTTTTCATACGTTTTTATTTTACAGGCGTTACCTTCACGAGAGTCACGCCATGATAAGGTACTTTGGTTTGGAAATAGCCATTAAATAGGCCCAGATCCTTTTGCCTCCATAAATCGCGAACTACAGCTTTTCCAGTAATGCCCAGTTTTTTAAAATTAAGTCTGAAATCATAATTTTTCATCTGTATAGCTTCCGCCTTATCCTGATCCCACAAGATAAAGTAGGGATTCATTTGGAAAAAACCGACAGCATAAGAACCATCTGATAATTTTTTTGACCAAATCTGCCCATTTTCCACTATAATTTTAGACGCAGGAGCTACTAATGAATCTTGATTAACAGCAATAACTTCATTATTAGTCAATAGATTGAGTGTAAAGTCATCCATATTGCCCATATCACAGCCAATTAACATCGGAGCAGACAAAAGACACCACAAAGAAATATGAGAATATTGTTCATCAGGTGTAAGATAAGAATCGTGCACTTTTGCTCCCCATCCCTTCCCTAACTTACCAACAACCAACATATCAGGATCATTATACTTACCAGGAGCAGTTGCTCCAGCACAAACATCTTGAAAGCACCCAATAGCTGTTACAACATTCCACTCATCCGTAATATCACGTGTTGTCCGCCACAAATTGCCCCCAGATTCATCAGCCCATTTCCAGACATTAGGAGCGCCATAACCCACACAATAAACAATATCGCGATCGACTTTATCCAAAGCTTTACGCATCACGATATAAGGTTCTTGAATTGTTTTCTCTTTAGCATCTTTCTGAATTTCCAAATAACCACAATGATCATACTTAAGATAATCCACCCCCCATTTACTCCAAGTTCTAGCATCTATTTCCTCATGTCGATAACTACCCACATGATTTCCACAAGTTTTTATACCCGGAGAAGAGTATATTCCGAACTTTAATCCTAAAGAATGAATATATTCTGTCAATGTTTTAAAATCAGGGAACTTGTCGTTAGAAAGTATTTCACCGTTCTCTGTGCGTTCAGGAGCTTCCCATCCGTCATCAACATTAATATAAGTCCATCCGTAATCATGCAACTTCTCCTTCATCATGCGAGCAGCATCACGCACTAGCGCATCATTGACGGAAAGCCCCCAACAATTCCAACTATTCCAACCCATCGGTGGAGTCAAGGCTATCTCATCACCTATCTTCAATAGAACTTCTTTCTGATCAGTACCTTTTTCGCTAGTAGCCTTTAGCCTTACTCTGAAATTACCTCTGATCTCTGTTTTTCCAGTAATAAAACCAGTAGTAGTATCTATTTTCAATCCATCGGGCAGTCCATTAGCTTCAAAAGTCATCGGTCGTTTACCTGTAGCCATAACATTCCACAAGAATGGATTACCAGGACGAGCACCATATACCAAAGAATTATTGATTCGTGGAGCCTCCGGAGCCTCAGGTGTCATAATATACCTTTCTTTATCAATAGGTTTAGGCCAAGCTGGCATCGGCTTTACGTCACCATGCGTAACAATTTTCACATCTAACCAATCCGCATGATCGTACATGATACCGTCACCAGCCTCTTCCACTAATAGTAATAACTTCTCAACACCAGACAACTTGACATTAAATTCTTTCACGGGATCACCTTTCTTCATCACTCCACTTGCCCAAAGTTCTTTACGGTCGCCTACAATTTTAAACTGAAGCTTTCCAGCATAAATATTATTATCATCTGCCCCAGCTAAACCAGATATGGAAACCGCTTTTCCTTTTAATTCAAACAGCATACGGCTAATAGAATGGGCTCCAATTCCCCTCTTATAAACAACCCCATTCACAGTTAAAGGAGTTAATACGACTGACTGATTCATTTGAGGCGTGCCCCAATCCTGTACATAACCGGGATTTTGCCCCAGTTCATCCAACCAAAGATCTTTTTTGAGACCATTATAGCAAGATTGAAAAATACACGAAGCCATTACCCAAATAGTTAACAGCACCCCTCTTCTTGTTGTCTTCATAATATAATGTGATTATATATCAATTGTACATAAACTAAGAACAATATTTGTATCATTATCCAATACTCAAAGCTTTAGTCCGATATTATAAAAAATAGAGAGACAGACATTACGATGTTATTTACATTATATCAGTAATATCTGCCTCATGAGCCATTCAGAGACTTTGATTAATCACTTTTCTTGCAAACACGAATATTGTCCAATGAAAAGTTTCGAGCAATACTTTGATCTATCTCAATACGCATATTGAATGAATGATAATAAGAGTTATCAGTATACGTACTTGAACGATTCACAACAAACGGTAACTTTATTGTTTCCCATCGATTAAAGTTTTGGAATACAAAATCAGTAGGCCCCCATTCCATAGGAGCTGCATCCCAGAAAAGATAATTATAGAACTTAATTTTGCCGTTTACAAATTGGTTTGCTGTTCTAAATTCGCACTTAACCACATAATTCTCGGGGTTATTAAGCATATCATCGGTAAAAGGCACATCACTTTTTTCTGCAATATACCACCAGCTACTCCATGCCGATTTATCATCAATTCGTAAAAAGTTGCCACTAAACCGTTGTTTATCTTTTTGATCGGTAATCACATTTGCAGGATTATCAGACATCAGTTCATCAAAATCCATGATCATACACTCTTGGTCATAGTAACGTCCTGAACATGTGGCTTCTACACCATATTTTAAACCTTTTACCTTTACTTTTATATTTTTATCAACATCTGTTGGAACCTTCACTGTCAAATAATTATCAGCAGATGAAATAACTTTAGAAATTTTCCCATTGAAATCAACAACTGCATTCAATGAATCAATTTCATATAGATGAAAGAAATTACCATAAATCATTATTGTATCACCTGGCTTGGTATATTCATTGAACATACGTTCCACATAAAGATCTGGCGCTAAAGTCTTCAATGGATATTCATTACGACCTGCTTTATTACACACATAAACCTTATCCGTTTCCTTAACTGGTAATTTTACAGGAATTTTCATATAAAGTATATTATTCTCCGTGTAAACTTCATCCATATCCACAGACACATCATTCACTAAAACTGAATCAATATTATGAATATTCAATCCCACACCATGAATGGCTATAAAATCACCCAAGGCAGCTTCTGCAATAGGAGTATTAAGATCTTTTGTTGTAGTTATAGAAGAAAGAGTGATTGAGCTCACATTCTCTTCATCGTCCGAACATGCAACCAACAGCAGTGCGAAGAAAAAGACTCCAACCAGCCATATATTCTTAAAATTAATTATACTTCTCATTATTTTCTTTATTAAATCATTAACAATATAGAATTACCATCCTGGGTTGTTTGTTTGAATGTAAGGATTAGCATTTACCTCATTAAGCGGAAGTGGCAATAACAAATGCTTCTCTTCACGCCTCTTAATGATACCATTTTCATCTGTTGTTCCAATGGCGTTCATAACTTGCAAATAGATACCCCAACGAATCAAGTCTATTCGGCGAATTCCTTCTGCAGCAAACTCCTTAGCACGCTCTTCCAGAATATATGAGCGGAAGGTTTCTTGTGTAAAAGAGCTCTTAGCATTTCGCTCAATTGCCGTCATACTGTTATTACGTTTATTTAATTCAGAGACAACACCCAAAGCTGTCTGAGAAGGGCCATTATTTATCTCGTTATCTGCTTCCGCATAAATCAATAGAGTTTCAGCATAACGCATATACGGCCAATTAAAATCATTGCGATTGCCATCCATTGGAGTTGTCACCGCTGAGAATTTCATCAATTTGGAGCCATACAGATGGGCCCCACTAGCTACAACATCGGCTTTGTCATAGCCTTTTTCCCCTTTTCGTACGTATACACTATCACGTTCCGGATAAAAACTATATTGCATCTTTCCCGTATTTGCATTGTAAGAAGTCGGAATACGATGCAATATACCCCAATTAATACGATCATCCCCCCAATCATCAAAAGTTTGTAACCAATGATCTCTTTGTACATAATAACCGTTGCTCCACTCTCCATTATATACAGGATTAGCATAACCTAAATAATCTACAGAAACGTAATTATAATAAAGAGTTCCATTGCCGTTCACCGTTTGTAGACAGAACTCAAACTCTGGACCATTTTTATAAGAAGGACTCCAAAGTTCTTTTTGACTGGATGCTAACTTAAATTCTCCATCTTGGATTACTTCCCAAGCCTTTTCTTTGGCCAAACGATAATATTCCTGAGAATCAAAATCGCCATAGCCTGCTACTTGATTCTTCTCATGAATAATAGAAATAGGCATCAATCGCGAAGTTGTTCCATCTGGATTTGTTTTCGAGCCAGGCCCCCCCTTTACTGCTATCTTACCACTTTTCATTGAAGCAGAGCCGATCGTTGCATAAACCTTTGCCAATAATGCCTTGGCGGTACCACGACAGACGTGTCCCTTTTGATATTCGGCATCTGTGCGAGGCGTCAACAACATCTCCGCTTCTTTCAACGTCTCAATGATATGCTCATATACCTCCTTAACTGACGAACGAGGTTGTTCTGGATCATTAGCTTCTGAAATAGACGTTTTAAATAAAGGAATTGGGCCGTAGAGTTGGACTAGTTGAAATAAAGACCATGCTTTCAAAAACCTTAGTTCACCCAATGCATTATTCTTTATTTTACCGGAAATTCCAGTTATTTTATTTACTAAATAATAATGATAATTTGCCCTGTGCACGGACTGACTATAATATTTGAAAACATTATTATTTGAGCCATCATTATAGAAATTACCAGCACCTATGGCACCAAATGCCCAAGCTGGACCTGTTTGATAATCACAGTCAAAATTGACTAATTCAGCATAGCTTCCCCATTCAAATGGGAATTCTAAAGTAAGATATGCACCGGAAACAAGTTGATCATAGCTACCTGAAGCAGCAACATCATCTCCTGATACAAAAGTAAAAGTCTTCTCTTCCAAATCACAAGCTGTCAGCAGAAACAGGCTTGTTACAGAAATACTCAATATTTTTGTAAGTTTCATAACTTTTATAGATTTTAAAATGATAATTGAATTCCTAGATTGAACGTACGCGCACTAGGATAGGATGATAAATCCACGCCTCTACGTGATGCATCACTGCCAAAGCTATTAACGTCTGGATCATACCAATCATAACCGCTAATAGTAAACAAATTTGATGCACTCGCAACCAAATTCAATGATTCGACATACTTAATAGGATGCATCCACCTGTAGCTCAAGCTTATATTTTTACATCTCAAATAAGAACCGTCCTCCACATAGCGATCAGAAGCTTTCATAGAACGGGTGTAAGTTCCATCAGGACGAGGCCATTTGGCACTGTTCCTATTCTCCGACGTCCAACGGTTATCCCACACAAATTTTGGCATATTATTGCTACCAACTAAATCAAATGACAGCAAGTTAGCATTCAAAATGTCATTACCTTGTGTTCCTTGCAAAAAGAAGCTAAATGTCCAAGCCTTATATGTCAAAGTACTAGTCAATCCATATTGATAATCCGGATTTGTATCACCAATTATTGTTTTATCACGTTCGTCAATCACAGGATCATCATCCATATTTTTGTATTTAATCTGCCCTACCATACTCTTAACTTTAGATGGAGTTGCATCTGCATAATAAAGATCTGCGCGAACTTCGGCTTCATTATCATAAAAACCGTCTTCTACATAACCATACAATTTACCTATAGCATATCCATTCCTTCTCAAGAACATGCTTTCCATCCCCCAAACAACATCCGAGAATTGGTCTGCATTCAAACCAGTAATTTCATTTCTATTAAATGAAATATTCGCATCCAACGTCCACATGAAATTTCGGGTTTTCACCGGAATGAAATGCCCACTTAGTTCCAAGCCTTTATTACTAACATTCCCATAGTTACAAGCAATTTCACTAAATCCTGAACTCATAGGAATCAATTTATACTGCAGTAAATCCGTCGTTTTTTTATAATAAGCGTCAAATACTAAATTTACACGATTATTAAAGAAAGCAGCATCCAGACCTAAATCATATTGATTAGTTGTCTCCCATTTCAAATCAGGAGCAGCTGGCCCACCCCAGCGATCTTCAGCCATACCACTATTCAAAGAACCATCGTACGTATAATTAGAGGCTACAAACTTAGAACGAGTCGCATAAGCACTTACACCTTGATTACCCGTCTGTCCAGCACTAAGACGCAACTTCAAATTATCAAAGAAATTCAAAGATTTAATAAGAGGTTCGTCAGACAGACGCCAACCAATAGCTCCCGAATAAAAATTGTTCCAACGATTCAATGCAAGACGGCTAGAACCATCACGGCGCACAGATAAAGTAAATAAATATCGATCCTTTAGATTGTAATTTAAACGAAATAGATAAGACATCAATTGAGACTGCCCACGGTAGCTACTGATTTCCTTATCTCCTATAGCCGCATTCATATCATTATCTTCAGTATCATCAGAAGGGAAATTTTTTGCATTCATTGATTTACCTTTCCACATCACCTTCTCGTAAGTACTACCAATCACGGCATTAAAAGCATGAACTCCAAATTTCTTATCAAAAGAAAGAGTCGATTCTGTAGTTAAACTTTCATATGTCCCATCCGATTTTACAGCATAGCCATTTGTCGGGGATTGTCCAGAACCAGTATAGCGATTATAATATTGACTACGTTCATCATAACTATAACCATAACCAAGATTTTGACGGAATTTCAGCCAATCAGTAAATTTAATCTCACCAAAACTGGACGCAAATACAGAAGTAGATTCCAGCAAATTTTTCTCTGTGTGAACAGTCAAATACGGATTTGCCAATCCAGATGCAAAATCTTCAGAGAAACCGGAGTCTTTGCTCGGATCAAACACTGGACGTGTAGGGTTAAATGAAATGGCAGACTCTATCACCCCATAATTTTCACTATTTGTGCGAGCAAATCGATTATCAGAAGTAGTAAAACTAAGATTAGAGCCTATTTCTATAAAATCATTAATCTTACGCGTATTATTTGCACGTGCGGTATATCGTTTATAATAAGAATTTATAATAACACCTTGCTGATCTAAATAACCACCCGAGTACATATAAGAACCTTTATTGTCACCACCAGACACTGTCAAATTATGGTCCTGACTAAAAGCCGTATGAAAAATTTCATTCTGCCAATTAGTACCATAAAACATTTGGTCATTCAACATATATCCTTTACGAAAGTCTTCTGGACTTGGCAGATAAACCCTTTTTATAACCTCCATTTGGCCAGTCTCAGGATTTAGTTGCTTGGTTTCGTTCCAACGCCCCGGAATAGGATAA contains these protein-coding regions:
- a CDS encoding sugar-binding domain-containing protein → MRNISFIILFFNILCLSAQTIELERWKIKNSYEVDKPDAVVSQLLFPTAGWFEATVPTTVLNALVKDKVYPDPRIGLNNYLIPDVSDEFNAKMGLAKYNYLKNNRNPWRDPYWYRTEQILPEFYKGKKVWLTLYGINYRADIWVNGHLVADKNHIYGMFRRFKLDVTEYVKVGANNCFAVKIYQVDHPGTPDPGTQLNVFGSVRGHAQDIFKDETLKMSGGWDCAPVVRDRNMGIYQKVTLEATGAVVVENPFITTTLPRQDTSLADLNIKLELKNTSDKLVKGQIVAWIKLVNEVKFPSYTKHMKGYLKPIKITKEIALNAGEKKMIELCSKEFSSLLIDNPYLWYPNGYGEHYLHHIKLAFQQGRQVSDQKEFDFGIREIKKELNWIDDEAGLVYYINGKRVFCKGGWIQPDVLLDDSEKRIYDQTRLMGEANINLIGSEDMPSPPDTWLECCDKYGLMWWHVFYQCWRMYPDTETEHYPLDHNLAIAGVEDIVLRYRNHPSIISWFGVNEVIPDEQLYRLTKSKVASLDNTRPYIPTTSVSWDVKALTPYLLEDMPTGTTDDGAPDYTWEPSPYFFNKVREVYLQMFRNELGMPSMPMYSSLKKFIPTIGNTAGVRGPIFPLDSIWAEHGAWDINNYCYRSYDNTIRTLFGDPKNAKEYADDAQYLNADGYRAMFEAANHRMWDITSGVMIWKINSCWPDVCWQIYDWYLNTNASYYFAKKAMEPIHIQLNSNDFTISLINASYQPLKDVTVTAKVIDLDLKERWRYIAKLSIGADCYKELVTIPQNGKYSYNYFVRLELRDSNNNLLSDNLYWFYSQHADFSRLTTLKKSTLKRTLKITKEEGEYVFTIHLKNESRELSLFNHLALIDEQGQEANPVFWSDNFVTLFPDDEKVIVARVAISDAKGSVLKLLIE
- a CDS encoding glycoside hydrolase family 27 protein; this encodes MKNKLLLSFTILWACLYVNADSPDTLALTPPMGWNSWNCFSCDINEQQIKNVADLIVSSGMKDAGYKYVNVDDCWQVGRDRNGNILVDSLRFPSGIKALADYIHSKGLKFGIYSCAGSLTCAGRPGSRGYQYQDARTYAQWGVDYLKYDWCYEEAQTPQGAYRTMSDALKASGRSIVFSICEWGNSQPWKWAKGIGHLWRTTGDIINAFKGTMYGGGSGVVEIIDQNADLYPYAGPGHWNDPDMLQVGNGVLTMDENRSHFTMWCMLAAPLLAGNDLRSMDKETLSILTNKDVLAVDQDELGMQGRRYMKIGEHEVWVKQLKNGEAAVCFFNRSEQPWKLSYKFEKENYSFADIRFWELEYDVRDLWKGKYIGTSKDNLKQEIPIHGVLLLKLIPKRRN
- a CDS encoding NPCBM/NEW2 domain-containing protein, translated to MKTTRRGVLLTIWVMASCIFQSCYNGLKKDLWLDELGQNPGYVQDWGTPQMNQSVVLTPLTVNGVVYKRGIGAHSISRMLFELKGKAVSISGLAGADDNNIYAGKLQFKIVGDRKELWASGVMKKGDPVKEFNVKLSGVEKLLLLVEEAGDGIMYDHADWLDVKIVTHGDVKPMPAWPKPIDKERYIMTPEAPEAPRINNSLVYGARPGNPFLWNVMATGKRPMTFEANGLPDGLKIDTTTGFITGKTEIRGNFRVRLKATSEKGTDQKEVLLKIGDEIALTPPMGWNSWNCWGLSVNDALVRDAARMMKEKLHDYGWTYINVDDGWEAPERTENGEILSNDKFPDFKTLTEYIHSLGLKFGIYSSPGIKTCGNHVGSYRHEEIDARTWSKWGVDYLKYDHCGYLEIQKDAKEKTIQEPYIVMRKALDKVDRDIVYCVGYGAPNVWKWADESGGNLWRTTRDITDEWNVVTAIGCFQDVCAGATAPGKYNDPDMLVVGKLGKGWGAKVHDSYLTPDEQYSHISLWCLLSAPMLIGCDMGNMDDFTLNLLTNNEVIAVNQDSLVAPASKIIVENGQIWSKKLSDGSYAVGFFQMNPYFILWDQDKAEAIQMKNYDFRLNFKKLGITGKAVVRDLWRQKDLGLFNGYFQTKVPYHGVTLVKVTPVK
- a CDS encoding glycan-binding surface protein, producing the protein MRSIINFKNIWLVGVFFFALLLVACSDDEENVSSITLSSITTTKDLNTPIAEAALGDFIAIHGVGLNIHNIDSVLVNDVSVDMDEVYTENNILYMKIPVKLPVKETDKVYVCNKAGRNEYPLKTLAPDLYVERMFNEYTKPGDTIMIYGNFFHLYEIDSLNAVVDFNGKISKVISSADNYLTVKVPTDVDKNIKVKVKGLKYGVEATCSGRYYDQECMIMDFDELMSDNPANVITDQKDKQRFSGNFLRIDDKSAWSSWWYIAEKSDVPFTDDMLNNPENYVVKCEFRTANQFVNGKIKFYNYLFWDAAPMEWGPTDFVFQNFNRWETIKLPFVVNRSSTYTDNSYYHSFNMRIEIDQSIARNFSLDNIRVCKKSD
- a CDS encoding RagB/SusD family nutrient uptake outer membrane protein; this encodes MKLTKILSISVTSLFLLTACDLEEKTFTFVSGDDVAASGSYDQLVSGAYLTLEFPFEWGSYAELVNFDCDYQTGPAWAFGAIGAGNFYNDGSNNNVFKYYSQSVHRANYHYYLVNKITGISGKIKNNALGELRFLKAWSLFQLVQLYGPIPLFKTSISEANDPEQPRSSVKEVYEHIIETLKEAEMLLTPRTDAEYQKGHVCRGTAKALLAKVYATIGSASMKSGKIAVKGGPGSKTNPDGTTSRLMPISIIHEKNQVAGYGDFDSQEYYRLAKEKAWEVIQDGEFKLASSQKELWSPSYKNGPEFEFCLQTVNGNGTLYYNYVSVDYLGYANPVYNGEWSNGYYVQRDHWLQTFDDWGDDRINWGILHRIPTSYNANTGKMQYSFYPERDSVYVRKGEKGYDKADVVASGAHLYGSKLMKFSAVTTPMDGNRNDFNWPYMRYAETLLIYAEADNEINNGPSQTALGVVSELNKRNNSMTAIERNAKSSFTQETFRSYILEERAKEFAAEGIRRIDLIRWGIYLQVMNAIGTTDENGIIKRREEKHLLLPLPLNEVNANPYIQTNNPGW
- a CDS encoding TonB-dependent receptor — protein: MKRWCKSMFGIMWALLVVLMIIPISLMAENAEVLQTTGKVVGTVVDQQGEPIIGVTVRVKNVNIGTTTDVDGRYSVNASKNGTLIYSFIGYKTQEVSIHGRGSINIVLVENSQLLDETVVIGYGSVKKRDLTGAVSSLKSEDLLRTNPTSINQGLQGKLAGVMVAQADGAPGAGITIQIRGANSFTTNTEPLYIVDGMPFSTGDAPSTDYGTKQKNNPLSLISPQDIQSIEVLKDASATAIYGSRAANGVVIITTKSGAEGKAKVQFSSNFSVSSPVKKIDVLSAADYAEYRNELTINGYLYDGKDYVDPVNLPYPIPGRWNETKQLNPETGQMEVIKRVYLPSPEDFRKGYMLNDQMFYGTNWQNEIFHTAFSQDHNLTVSGGDNKGSYMYSGGYLDQQGVIINSYYKRYTARANNTRKINDFIEIGSNLSFTTSDNRFARTNSENYGVIESAISFNPTRPVFDPSKDSGFSEDFASGLANPYLTVHTEKNLLESTSVFASSFGEIKFTDWLKFRQNLGYGYSYDERSQYYNRYTGSGQSPTNGYAVKSDGTYESLTTESTLSFDKKFGVHAFNAVIGSTYEKVMWKGKSMNAKNFPSDDTEDNDMNAAIGDKEISSYRGQSQLMSYLFRLNYNLKDRYLFTLSVRRDGSSRLALNRWNNFYSGAIGWRLSDEPLIKSLNFFDNLKLRLSAGQTGNQGVSAYATRSKFVASNYTYDGSLNSGMAEDRWGGPAAPDLKWETTNQYDLGLDAAFFNNRVNLVFDAYYKKTTDLLQYKLIPMSSGFSEIACNYGNVSNKGLELSGHFIPVKTRNFMWTLDANISFNRNEITGLNADQFSDVVWGMESMFLRRNGYAIGKLYGYVEDGFYDNEAEVRADLYYADATPSKVKSMVGQIKYKNMDDDPVIDERDKTIIGDTNPDYQYGLTSTLTYKAWTFSFFLQGTQGNDILNANLLSFDLVGSNNMPKFVWDNRWTSENRNSAKWPRPDGTYTRSMKASDRYVEDGSYLRCKNISLSYRWMHPIKYVESLNLVASASNLFTISGYDWYDPDVNSFGSDASRRGVDLSSYPSARTFNLGIQLSF